In one Micromonospora polyrhachis genomic region, the following are encoded:
- the ypfJ gene encoding KPN_02809 family neutral zinc metallopeptidase, whose translation MELNENARIDTDQIDDQRGSGGGGLGGAGIPIPIPGGGGKGGLIGVVVAVLLALVGGGFGLNAVTGGSESGDNTELEQKCDASDALQQLDCRNTLYVNSIQAWWQTALPQHFSRPYEPTTTVLFNQSVRSGCGVADYGVGPFYCPADSKVYIDLNFYQTLAQQLGAGGEFAQPYVLAHEYGHHVQNLLGTNEQVRRQQQRTPANANQLSVLLELQADCYAGAWARNATGTADETGQKIFKSISQQDIQQGLDTAAAIGDDAIQQRSGGRIDESQFTHGTSAQRQEWFGRGHTTGDPKSCDTFSGTL comes from the coding sequence ATGGAACTCAACGAGAACGCGCGGATCGATACCGACCAGATCGACGACCAGCGCGGCTCCGGTGGTGGTGGCCTGGGTGGGGCGGGCATCCCGATCCCGATCCCGGGTGGCGGCGGCAAGGGCGGACTGATCGGCGTCGTCGTCGCGGTCCTACTCGCCCTGGTCGGCGGCGGCTTCGGGCTCAACGCAGTGACCGGCGGCTCCGAGTCGGGTGACAACACCGAGCTGGAGCAGAAGTGCGACGCCAGCGACGCGTTGCAGCAGCTCGACTGCCGCAACACCCTCTACGTCAACTCGATCCAGGCATGGTGGCAGACCGCCCTGCCGCAGCACTTCAGCCGCCCGTACGAGCCAACCACCACGGTGCTGTTCAACCAGTCGGTACGCAGCGGCTGCGGGGTGGCCGACTACGGCGTCGGCCCGTTCTACTGCCCCGCCGACAGCAAGGTCTACATCGACCTGAACTTCTATCAGACCCTCGCCCAGCAACTCGGTGCCGGCGGTGAGTTCGCCCAGCCGTACGTGCTCGCCCACGAGTACGGCCACCACGTGCAGAACCTGCTCGGTACCAACGAGCAGGTCCGCCGCCAGCAGCAGCGCACCCCGGCTAACGCCAACCAGCTCTCGGTCCTACTCGAACTACAGGCCGACTGCTACGCCGGCGCATGGGCCCGCAACGCCACCGGTACGGCGGACGAGACCGGCCAGAAGATCTTCAAGAGCATCAGCCAACAGGACATCCAGCAGGGGCTGGACACGGCGGCGGCCATCGGCGACGACGCCATCCAGCAGCGCTCCGGCGGCCGAATCGACGAGTCACAGTTCACCCACGGGACGTCCGCCCAGCGCCAGGAATGGTTCGGTCGAGGCCACACCACCGGCGACCCGAAGTCCTGTGACACCTTCAGCGGCACCCTCTGA
- a CDS encoding ABC-F family ATP-binding cassette domain-containing protein, producing MITATGLELRAGARILLSDTTLRVQPGDRIGLVGRNGAGKTTTLKVLAGEGQPYAGQIDRRGAVGYLPQDPRTGDLDVTGRDRVLSARGLDVLMAEMKKIEEQLAERTDDKLVRRYGALEDQFAALGGYAAEAEAARICANLGLPDRALAQTIGTLSGGQRRRIELARILFRDAGENGGGILLLDEPTNHLDADSITWLRSFLANHKGGLIVISHDGSLLESVVNKVWFLDATRSEVDLYNLGWKAYLEQRETDERRRRRERANAEKKAGALMAQADKMRAKATKTVAAQNMARRAEKLISGLEEVRVSDRVAKVRFPNPAPCGKTPLTATGLSKSYGSLEIFTDVNVAVDRGSRVAILGLNGAGKTTLLRMLGGLLESDTGEVKPGHGLRLGYYAQEHETLDVDRSVLDHMRSAAFEQSDTDLRKILGAFLFSGDDVDKPAGVLSGGEKTRLALATLVCSGANVLLLDEPTNNLDPVSREQVLDAIARYPGAIVLVTHDPGAVMALKPDRAILLPDGDEDAWSDDLLELVELA from the coding sequence ATGATCACTGCCACCGGCCTGGAACTGCGCGCCGGAGCCCGGATCCTGCTGTCCGACACCACCCTGCGAGTCCAGCCGGGCGACCGGATCGGCCTGGTCGGGCGCAACGGCGCGGGCAAGACCACCACCCTGAAGGTGCTGGCCGGTGAAGGGCAGCCCTACGCCGGTCAGATCGACCGCCGGGGCGCGGTGGGCTATCTGCCGCAGGATCCACGCACCGGCGACCTCGATGTCACCGGTCGCGATCGGGTGCTCTCCGCGCGCGGCCTCGACGTGCTGATGGCCGAGATGAAGAAGATCGAAGAACAGCTCGCGGAGCGCACCGACGACAAGCTGGTCCGCCGATACGGGGCGCTCGAAGATCAGTTCGCCGCCCTCGGCGGGTACGCCGCAGAGGCCGAGGCCGCCCGGATCTGCGCCAACCTCGGATTGCCGGACCGGGCGCTCGCCCAGACCATCGGCACCCTCTCCGGCGGTCAGCGCCGCCGTATCGAGCTGGCCCGCATCCTGTTCCGCGACGCTGGCGAGAACGGCGGCGGCATCCTGTTGCTCGACGAGCCGACCAACCACCTGGACGCCGACTCGATCACCTGGCTGCGCAGCTTCCTCGCCAACCACAAGGGCGGCCTGATTGTGATCAGCCACGACGGCTCGTTGCTGGAGTCGGTAGTCAACAAGGTCTGGTTCCTCGACGCCACCCGTTCCGAGGTAGACCTCTACAACCTCGGCTGGAAGGCGTACCTGGAACAGCGGGAGACCGACGAGCGGCGGCGTCGCCGGGAACGGGCCAACGCCGAGAAGAAGGCCGGCGCACTGATGGCCCAGGCGGACAAGATGCGGGCCAAGGCGACCAAGACCGTCGCCGCGCAGAACATGGCCCGCCGGGCAGAGAAGCTGATCAGCGGGCTGGAGGAGGTGCGGGTTTCCGACCGGGTGGCGAAGGTGCGTTTCCCCAACCCCGCGCCCTGCGGTAAGACGCCGCTGACCGCCACCGGCCTCTCCAAGTCGTACGGCTCGTTGGAGATCTTCACCGACGTCAACGTGGCGGTCGACCGGGGCTCCCGTGTCGCGATCCTCGGCCTCAACGGTGCCGGCAAGACCACCCTGCTGCGTATGCTCGGCGGCCTGCTGGAGTCGGACACCGGTGAGGTCAAGCCGGGGCACGGGCTGCGGTTGGGCTACTACGCCCAGGAGCACGAGACACTCGACGTGGACCGTAGCGTGCTCGATCACATGCGGAGCGCGGCCTTCGAGCAGTCCGACACCGACCTACGCAAGATCCTCGGTGCGTTCCTCTTCTCCGGTGACGACGTGGACAAGCCGGCCGGGGTGCTCTCCGGCGGGGAGAAGACCCGGCTGGCCCTGGCTACCCTGGTCTGCTCGGGTGCCAATGTGCTGCTGCTCGACGAGCCCACCAACAACCTCGACCCGGTCAGCCGGGAGCAGGTGCTCGACGCGATCGCCCGTTACCCCGGGGCCATCGTCCTGGTCACCCACGACCCGGGCGCGGTAATGGCGCTCAAGCCGGACCGGGCGATCCTGCTGCCCGACGGCGACGAGGACGCGTGGAGTGACGACCTGTTGGAGCTCGTCGAGTTGGCCTGA
- a CDS encoding TetR/AcrR family transcriptional regulator, translating to MSANPRSGLRRDATVNRQRLLEAARHLFAERGPDVALEEVAAAAGVSRTTLYRNFETREQLVATVYESAVELVEARARELADRSTGVVELFDFVLDLQRANRSLVRVLAGADISWFGSLAERTVTAFEVVLVRGRVGGVVHAGVGMAEIFLALQMAEGAMAQNERVSRERWDERIREMLHRALFVA from the coding sequence ATGTCGGCGAACCCGCGAAGTGGCCTGCGACGTGACGCTACGGTCAATCGACAGCGTTTGCTGGAGGCCGCCCGTCATCTGTTCGCCGAGCGCGGGCCTGACGTGGCGCTCGAGGAGGTCGCTGCTGCCGCAGGAGTGAGCCGCACAACGCTGTATCGCAACTTCGAGACGCGGGAACAGCTGGTGGCCACGGTGTACGAGAGCGCGGTCGAGCTGGTGGAGGCGCGGGCGAGGGAGCTCGCCGATCGGTCGACCGGTGTTGTCGAGCTCTTCGACTTCGTGCTCGACCTGCAGCGGGCGAATCGCAGCCTGGTGCGTGTGCTCGCCGGAGCGGACATCTCCTGGTTCGGAAGCCTGGCGGAACGGACGGTGACAGCGTTCGAGGTGGTGCTCGTGCGGGGGCGCGTCGGCGGGGTGGTGCACGCGGGCGTCGGGATGGCCGAGATCTTCCTGGCGTTGCAGATGGCAGAGGGTGCGATGGCTCAGAACGAGCGCGTAAGCCGCGAGCGCTGGGACGAACGCATTCGCGAGATGCTCCATCGGGCGCTCTTCGTGGCCTGA
- a CDS encoding zinc-binding dehydrogenase, translating into MWAVIGTIIGRRPRMRAWQFEGTGKPIALNEVPDPQPGPGEVIIDVKAAGLCHSDLMYMEIGEATMPFLPMTQGHENAGVISALGAGVEGWKVGDVVGVCSSGVRPPLGMFTHGGFAGKLVANAPDLARVPAGLDLSLAALATDAGMTSYHAIIKAGGATAGMKVGVIGYGGLGQIGTRAAVLTGAEVHVAEMKEEVWGLATAAGAASVVRDAAEWSGQDFDLVVDYAGFDTTQKAIDAVKRGGEVVQVGLGRPTFTIATASILGKRIVGSLGGTVQDIEEVFDLLLRREIEPAYTEIAFEEIGASLERLRNNEVTGRLVARFGD; encoded by the coding sequence GTGTGGGCTGTCATCGGGACCATCATCGGAAGGAGACCGCGCATGAGAGCTTGGCAGTTCGAGGGGACGGGCAAACCGATCGCCCTTAACGAGGTGCCGGATCCGCAGCCGGGTCCCGGCGAGGTGATCATCGACGTGAAGGCTGCCGGGCTCTGTCACAGCGATCTCATGTACATGGAGATCGGCGAGGCCACGATGCCGTTCCTGCCCATGACGCAGGGGCATGAGAACGCGGGTGTGATCAGCGCGCTCGGTGCGGGGGTCGAGGGCTGGAAGGTCGGCGACGTTGTGGGTGTCTGTTCCTCCGGTGTCCGGCCGCCGCTGGGCATGTTCACGCACGGTGGCTTCGCCGGCAAGCTGGTCGCCAACGCGCCGGACCTCGCCCGCGTCCCCGCGGGACTGGACCTTTCCCTGGCCGCCCTGGCGACCGATGCGGGCATGACGTCCTACCACGCGATCATCAAGGCCGGCGGGGCGACGGCCGGAATGAAGGTCGGCGTCATCGGCTACGGCGGCCTGGGTCAGATCGGTACCCGCGCCGCTGTCCTCACGGGTGCCGAAGTGCACGTCGCCGAGATGAAGGAGGAGGTCTGGGGGCTCGCCACGGCCGCGGGCGCCGCATCGGTCGTCCGTGACGCGGCCGAGTGGTCCGGTCAGGACTTCGATCTCGTCGTCGACTACGCCGGGTTCGACACGACGCAGAAGGCGATCGACGCCGTGAAGCGTGGCGGCGAGGTGGTACAGGTCGGTCTGGGCCGACCGACGTTCACGATCGCGACCGCCTCGATCCTCGGCAAGCGCATCGTCGGGTCGCTCGGGGGCACGGTGCAGGACATCGAGGAGGTCTTCGACCTGTTGCTCAGGAGGGAGATCGAGCCCGCCTACACCGAGATCGCTTTTGAGGAGATCGGGGCAAGCCTCGAACGGCTCCGCAACAACGAGGTCACGGGCCGGCTCGTCGCCCGGTTCGGCGATTGA
- a CDS encoding helix-turn-helix domain-containing protein has protein sequence MAATGTATSTEKGRRIVGAERQTLAKDLVKRYTSGESIRALAASTGRSYGFIHRVLTESGVQLRQRGGARRRKKA, from the coding sequence ATGGCAGCCACCGGCACAGCCACCAGCACTGAGAAGGGTCGCCGGATCGTCGGAGCCGAGCGCCAGACGCTCGCCAAGGACCTGGTCAAGCGGTACACCTCCGGCGAGAGCATCCGCGCCCTGGCGGCCTCGACGGGCCGTTCCTACGGGTTCATCCACCGGGTGCTCACCGAGTCCGGCGTACAGCTGCGCCAGCGCGGCGGCGCTCGCCGTCGCAAGAAGGCGTGA
- a CDS encoding enoyl-CoA hydratase/isomerase family protein, translated as MTEDVGVRLECEGPVATVTLCRPDVLNAQTPAMWRALRRFSRDLPGSIRVVVVRGEGRAFSAGLDLSVAQGTGADSFAELVTLSPEQCADRIAEFQTAFTWLHRPDIISVAAVQGHAIGAGFQLALACDLRVLADDAKFSMAEVTLGLVPDLAGTGRLVDLVGYARALEICVTGRRLDATEAHRLGLATVVVPGAELSGAVRDLSSAILAGNRDAVVEIKALLAGAANRSPAEQQRAEREAQARRLRDLAGIGE; from the coding sequence GTGACCGAAGACGTCGGAGTGCGGCTGGAATGCGAAGGGCCGGTAGCGACCGTCACGTTGTGCCGGCCCGACGTGCTCAATGCGCAGACTCCCGCAATGTGGCGGGCACTGCGGCGGTTTTCCCGCGATCTTCCCGGTAGCATCCGGGTCGTCGTCGTGCGCGGAGAGGGCCGGGCCTTCTCTGCCGGCCTCGACCTCTCGGTCGCCCAGGGTACGGGTGCCGACTCGTTCGCCGAGTTGGTCACCCTGTCACCCGAGCAGTGCGCGGATCGTATCGCCGAGTTCCAGACCGCGTTCACCTGGCTGCACCGACCGGACATCATCTCGGTGGCGGCGGTGCAGGGGCATGCGATCGGGGCAGGTTTCCAGTTGGCGCTCGCCTGTGACCTGCGGGTGCTGGCCGACGACGCGAAGTTCTCGATGGCCGAGGTGACCCTGGGCCTGGTGCCTGACCTGGCCGGGACGGGGCGACTGGTCGACCTGGTCGGCTACGCCCGGGCGCTGGAGATCTGTGTGACCGGCCGTCGTCTGGACGCCACCGAGGCGCACCGGCTGGGGCTGGCGACGGTGGTCGTACCCGGTGCCGAGCTGTCCGGGGCGGTGCGTGACCTGAGCTCGGCGATCCTGGCCGGCAACCGGGACGCGGTGGTCGAGATCAAGGCGCTCCTCGCCGGTGCCGCCAACCGCTCGCCGGCCGAGCAGCAACGGGCAGAGCGAGAGGCGCAGGCCCGACGGCTGCGTGATCTGGCCGGTATCGGAGAATGA
- a CDS encoding ABC transporter ATP-binding protein, which translates to MGGGGSMGGWHMLRSMRSHDEVTTHRLTRGTSRRIVAFAGPYRRDIAVFLVTVILAAGIGVATPVLAGDVINTISRGGPQAGSIIVRLALFIAGLAVIDALLSLAQRWYSARIGEGIILDLRTRVYDHVQRMPLQFFSRTQTGALVSRLNNDVMGAQRAFTSTLSGVVSNIIQLVLTAAVMFTLSWQITALSLVLLPIFIIPARRVGRRLAEITKESYDLDAKMNATMTERFGVAGALLVKLFGRPDVEARRFAQRAERVRDIGIQSAMYSRTFFVAMLLVASLAQALTYGLGGWLAVNGNVSAGTVVTLALLLTRLYGPLTALSNVRVDVMSALVSFDRVFEVLDLNPTIAEKPDAVAIPRSAGRLEFRDVRFRYPTADEVSLASLEDVATLDRTITEPVLRGVSFTVEPGQMVALVGPSGAGKSTTSMLVSRVYDVTEGEVRVGGVDVRDATLESLRDEIGVVTQDSHLFHETIAENLRYAKPDATDEELWIALRGAQVEELVRDLPDGLDTMVGERGYRFSGGEKQRIAIARLLLKAPSIVILDEATAHLDSESEAAVQRALAVALNGRTALVIAHRLSTVREADQILVLDRGRIVERGRHEELVAQNGLYAELYRTQFAVADSPAPHVDSVGPDPMITVPLRDYDRP; encoded by the coding sequence ATGGGCGGCGGTGGCAGCATGGGCGGCTGGCACATGCTGCGTTCGATGCGTAGCCACGACGAGGTAACGACGCACCGGTTGACCCGGGGCACAAGTCGGCGCATCGTCGCATTTGCCGGGCCCTACCGGCGGGACATCGCCGTCTTCCTGGTCACGGTGATCCTCGCCGCCGGCATCGGTGTCGCCACCCCGGTCCTCGCCGGTGACGTCATCAACACCATCAGCCGGGGCGGCCCGCAGGCCGGCAGCATCATCGTGCGGCTGGCGCTGTTCATTGCCGGGCTCGCCGTCATCGACGCCCTGCTCTCCCTCGCCCAGCGGTGGTACTCGGCCCGGATCGGGGAGGGGATCATCCTCGACCTGCGTACCCGGGTCTACGACCACGTGCAGCGCATGCCGTTGCAGTTCTTCTCCCGTACCCAGACCGGGGCGCTGGTCAGCCGACTCAACAACGACGTGATGGGGGCGCAGCGCGCCTTCACCTCCACGCTCTCCGGTGTGGTCAGCAACATCATCCAACTGGTGCTCACCGCGGCCGTCATGTTCACCCTGTCGTGGCAGATCACCGCGCTGTCGCTGGTACTGCTGCCGATCTTCATCATTCCGGCCCGCCGGGTCGGCCGCCGGCTCGCCGAGATCACCAAGGAGTCGTACGACCTCGACGCCAAGATGAACGCCACCATGACCGAGCGCTTCGGCGTGGCCGGTGCGCTACTGGTCAAGCTCTTCGGACGGCCCGACGTCGAGGCGCGGCGGTTCGCCCAACGGGCCGAACGGGTTCGGGACATCGGCATCCAGTCGGCGATGTACTCGCGTACCTTCTTCGTGGCGATGCTGCTGGTGGCCTCGCTGGCCCAGGCGCTCACCTACGGCCTGGGCGGCTGGCTCGCGGTCAACGGCAACGTCAGCGCCGGCACCGTGGTCACACTCGCCCTCCTGCTCACCCGGCTCTACGGCCCGCTGACCGCCCTGTCCAACGTCCGGGTGGACGTGATGAGCGCGCTGGTCAGCTTCGACCGGGTCTTCGAGGTGCTCGACCTGAACCCGACCATCGCCGAGAAGCCCGACGCGGTGGCCATCCCCCGCAGCGCCGGGCGGCTGGAGTTCCGTGACGTCCGGTTCCGCTATCCCACCGCCGACGAGGTGTCACTCGCCTCCTTGGAGGACGTGGCGACGTTGGATCGTACGATCACCGAGCCGGTGTTGCGTGGCGTCTCGTTCACCGTCGAGCCGGGGCAGATGGTGGCCCTGGTCGGACCCTCCGGGGCCGGCAAGTCGACCACCTCGATGCTGGTCTCCCGGGTCTACGACGTGACCGAGGGCGAGGTACGCGTCGGCGGGGTGGATGTCCGCGACGCGACCCTGGAGTCGCTTCGCGACGAGATCGGTGTGGTGACCCAGGATTCGCACCTGTTCCACGAGACCATCGCCGAGAACCTCCGGTACGCCAAGCCCGACGCCACCGACGAGGAACTGTGGATTGCGCTGCGCGGTGCGCAGGTCGAGGAACTGGTTCGGGACCTGCCCGACGGACTCGACACCATGGTCGGCGAGCGCGGCTACCGGTTCTCCGGTGGCGAGAAGCAGCGCATCGCGATCGCCCGACTGCTGCTCAAGGCCCCGTCGATCGTCATCCTCGACGAGGCGACCGCGCATCTCGACTCCGAGTCCGAGGCGGCCGTGCAGCGGGCGCTGGCGGTGGCCCTGAACGGCCGTACCGCCCTGGTCATCGCACACCGGCTCTCCACCGTCCGGGAAGCCGACCAGATCCTGGTACTCGACCGGGGGCGGATCGTGGAACGCGGCCGGCACGAGGAACTGGTCGCCCAGAACGGCCTCTACGCCGAGCTCTACCGGACGCAGTTCGCGGTCGCCGACTCGCCCGCCCCACACGTCGACAGCGTCGGGCCGGATCCGATGATCACCGTACCGCTACGCGACTACGACCGGCCCTGA
- a CDS encoding SDR family oxidoreductase, with amino-acid sequence MDLGLADRVYVLTGASRGLGYATAECLVADGARVVLSARDGDRVAAAVERLGNPRQAVGVAADLADPAAPGRLVEAAREHFGRLDGALVSVGGPPPGTAATATDAQWRDSFETVFLGTVRTARTVAAELPDGGAIGLVLSTSVRSPIAGLGISNGLRPGLAGVAKDMADEYGPRGVRVFGLLPGRIMTDRNRELFAATGDPARAQAEVELAIPLRRLGEPAEFGRVAAFALSPAAGYLTGVTIPVDGGALRSL; translated from the coding sequence ATGGATCTCGGACTCGCAGACCGGGTGTACGTGCTGACCGGAGCCTCCCGGGGCCTCGGTTACGCCACCGCCGAGTGCCTGGTGGCCGACGGAGCACGGGTGGTGCTCTCCGCCCGCGACGGCGATCGGGTGGCGGCGGCGGTCGAGCGGCTCGGCAACCCACGGCAGGCGGTCGGGGTGGCCGCCGACCTGGCCGACCCGGCCGCACCCGGACGACTGGTCGAGGCGGCACGTGAGCACTTCGGCCGGCTGGACGGGGCACTCGTCTCGGTGGGCGGTCCCCCGCCGGGCACCGCCGCCACAGCGACCGACGCGCAGTGGCGTGACTCCTTCGAGACGGTCTTCCTCGGCACGGTCCGCACCGCCCGTACGGTCGCGGCGGAACTCCCCGACGGGGGTGCCATTGGTCTCGTGCTGTCCACATCGGTACGTAGCCCGATCGCCGGTCTCGGTATCTCCAACGGTCTGCGTCCCGGCCTGGCCGGCGTGGCCAAGGACATGGCCGACGAGTACGGTCCTCGGGGCGTACGGGTCTTCGGGCTGCTGCCGGGGCGGATCATGACCGACCGGAATCGGGAACTCTTCGCTGCGACCGGCGATCCGGCGCGGGCACAGGCCGAGGTGGAGCTGGCCATTCCGTTGCGCCGGTTGGGCGAGCCCGCCGAGTTCGGCCGGGTCGCCGCCTTCGCTCTCTCTCCCGCCGCTGGCTACCTGACCGGGGTGACCATCCCGGTCGACGGCGGCGCACTACGCAGCCTGTGA
- a CDS encoding DUF692 domain-containing protein codes for MSLPQLGVGIGWRPDIAGIVADLPGLRFVEVVAESITANPSPPEMLTALRERGVTVVPHGVRLSLGGAEPVEAARVTHLARVAESLSAPLVSEHIAFVRAGGVEAGHLLPLPRTRDAVDAMVANVRRTQAELPVPIALEPIAAIFDWPDDELDEAAFITEILDRTDAWLLLDIANIYANAHNRGTDPVALLDRLPLERIAYTHVAGGSEHDGIYHDTHTDPVPAPVLDLIGELCARHRPPALLLERDGRYPPAELLRRELDAISAASGYPVIT; via the coding sequence ATGAGCTTGCCCCAACTCGGTGTGGGCATCGGCTGGCGGCCCGACATCGCCGGCATTGTCGCCGACCTACCCGGACTGCGATTCGTGGAGGTGGTCGCCGAGTCGATCACCGCCAACCCGTCGCCACCGGAGATGTTGACCGCACTACGCGAACGCGGTGTCACCGTCGTACCGCACGGGGTGCGGCTCTCCCTCGGCGGCGCGGAACCGGTCGAAGCAGCCCGGGTCACCCACCTCGCCCGGGTCGCCGAGTCGCTCTCCGCACCGCTGGTCAGCGAGCACATCGCGTTCGTCCGAGCCGGCGGGGTCGAGGCCGGTCACCTGCTACCACTGCCCCGGACCCGGGATGCGGTGGACGCGATGGTCGCCAACGTACGCCGGACCCAGGCCGAGTTGCCGGTGCCGATCGCGCTCGAACCGATCGCAGCCATCTTCGACTGGCCCGACGACGAACTGGACGAGGCGGCCTTCATCACCGAGATCCTCGACCGGACCGACGCCTGGCTGCTGCTGGACATCGCCAACATCTACGCCAACGCCCACAACCGAGGCACCGATCCGGTCGCCCTGCTCGACCGGCTGCCGTTGGAACGGATCGCCTACACGCACGTCGCGGGTGGCAGCGAACACGACGGCATCTACCACGACACGCATACCGACCCGGTCCCGGCACCGGTGCTCGACCTCATCGGCGAGTTGTGCGCCCGACACCGTCCCCCGGCGCTGTTGCTGGAACGCGACGGGCGCTACCCGCCGGCGGAGCTGTTGCGCCGCGAGCTCGACGCCATCAGTGCCGCCTCCGGCTACCCGGTGATCACGTGA
- a CDS encoding TIGR04222 domain-containing membrane protein, translating into MTAVLAVTADTWGISGPVFALFFLLAAAGLTVATLVHRRFLFAGPTGFQEVARLHPQQVAYLNSASRAYRPQLTVDTALGGLRAAGALGTQGGHLVVTGPLPHDVTPLDQAVYHAAGQRIRPRDLRTNPQVVAALDQLRQGLEAAGLVATTQQRQSARMIPLLLVGLMGLGVVRLVAGLADGKPVLLLVLLLAVLSVVTLVLLLVLPLRTRAASSALRQLRIHHAYLSPRSSPAYATYGAAGAAMGVALFGGAALWGLDPGFAAAAEVERHSIASSGNGGSGGGDGGNGGDGGGCGGGGGCGGCGGCGG; encoded by the coding sequence ATGACGGCTGTCCTGGCAGTAACTGCCGACACCTGGGGCATCTCCGGTCCGGTGTTCGCGCTCTTCTTCCTCCTCGCCGCCGCCGGGCTGACCGTGGCCACCCTGGTGCACCGTCGGTTCCTCTTCGCCGGTCCCACCGGCTTCCAGGAAGTGGCCCGGCTACACCCACAACAGGTCGCCTACCTCAACAGTGCCTCGCGGGCCTATCGCCCCCAGCTCACCGTCGACACCGCGCTGGGCGGGCTGCGCGCCGCCGGGGCCCTCGGAACACAGGGCGGTCACCTCGTCGTCACCGGGCCCCTACCGCACGACGTGACCCCACTGGATCAGGCGGTCTACCACGCCGCCGGCCAGCGAATCCGCCCTCGGGATCTGCGGACCAACCCGCAGGTGGTCGCCGCGCTCGACCAACTCCGGCAAGGGCTCGAGGCCGCCGGCCTCGTGGCGACCACCCAACAGCGACAATCGGCGCGAATGATCCCGCTGCTGCTCGTCGGCCTCATGGGGCTGGGGGTGGTCCGACTCGTCGCCGGGCTCGCCGACGGCAAACCGGTGCTCCTACTCGTCCTCCTGCTCGCCGTCCTCAGCGTCGTCACCCTGGTGCTGCTCCTGGTCCTGCCCCTGCGTACCCGGGCCGCCAGCTCCGCCCTCCGCCAACTACGGATCCACCACGCGTACCTCTCCCCCAGGAGTTCGCCCGCCTACGCGACCTACGGCGCGGCTGGCGCGGCGATGGGCGTCGCGCTCTTCGGCGGTGCCGCACTGTGGGGGCTCGACCCGGGCTTCGCCGCCGCGGCCGAGGTGGAACGCCACTCCATTGCCAGTAGCGGGAACGGCGGCAGCGGCGGTGGGGATGGTGGCAACGGCGGCGACGGGGGCGGTTGCGGCGGAGGCGGCGGGTGCGGCGGCTGTGGTGGGTGCGGCGGATGA
- a CDS encoding TIGR04222 domain-containing membrane protein, protein MTISLAAAGDTWGISGPVFLLVYFIAADLLVFATLAHRFLLFAGPRGFRDADRLHPQQVAYLNGGARLAVDAALGGLRAAGALSGRNERIVSSGSLPVGATQLDQAIYNAVSQGIRPSALRTHQWVVQAIDQLRRQLEVAGLVPTLAQRRTARLVPLLLVGLVGLGAVRLIAGLSADKPVGFLIALLAIVTVVTVVLLVVVPRQTRAAKSALRQLRIRHVHLSPGNSPSYSSYGTTSAAMAVGLFGGAALWGLDPRFAAEAEVQRNAIASGGSSGSSGCGGGGGSDGGGGSGCGGGGCGG, encoded by the coding sequence ATGACGATCAGCCTCGCCGCGGCGGGTGACACCTGGGGCATCTCCGGGCCGGTCTTCCTTCTGGTCTACTTCATCGCCGCCGACCTGTTGGTCTTCGCCACCCTGGCGCACCGGTTCCTCCTCTTCGCCGGCCCCCGTGGTTTCCGGGACGCGGACCGACTGCACCCGCAGCAGGTCGCCTACCTCAACGGCGGGGCCCGACTCGCCGTCGACGCCGCGCTGGGCGGGCTACGCGCCGCCGGGGCGCTCAGCGGCCGCAACGAACGCATCGTCAGCAGCGGATCGCTGCCGGTCGGCGCGACGCAGCTGGACCAGGCGATCTACAACGCCGTCAGCCAGGGAATCCGGCCCAGCGCCCTGCGAACCCACCAGTGGGTGGTGCAGGCAATCGACCAACTGCGCCGGCAACTGGAGGTCGCCGGCCTCGTGCCGACCCTCGCGCAACGCCGTACGGCCCGACTGGTCCCACTGCTGCTGGTCGGCCTCGTCGGGCTGGGCGCGGTCCGGCTCATCGCCGGGCTCAGCGCCGACAAGCCGGTGGGCTTCCTCATCGCCCTGCTCGCCATCGTCACGGTGGTCACCGTGGTGCTGCTGGTGGTCGTACCCCGGCAGACCAGGGCAGCCAAGTCGGCACTGCGGCAACTGCGCATCCGCCACGTCCACCTCAGCCCCGGCAACTCTCCCTCCTACTCGTCCTACGGGACGACCAGCGCGGCGATGGCGGTCGGACTCTTCGGCGGTGCCGCACTGTGGGGGCTCGACCCGCGATTCGCCGCCGAGGCCGAGGTGCAGCGCAATGCCATCGCCAGCGGTGGCAGCAGCGGGAGCAGTGGATGCGGTGGGGGTGGCGGCAGCGACGGGGGTGGTGGCAGCGGGTGTGGTGGCGGCGGGTGTGGCGGATGA